One Antennarius striatus isolate MH-2024 chromosome 9, ASM4005453v1, whole genome shotgun sequence genomic window, gaaaatactgtattgaagAAGAACTGGTAAACGTCAGGGGGACAGGAATTACTGCAGTAATAAATAACTAATAACTATGCAACTGAGTATAGATTTAGTAAATCCTTGCTGTCTGCACACTGAAACCCACCAACTATTGCATTTAAATCAAATGAGCTAGTACTAGCTAACAAGATGAGAGGGGATAAGGATCGTGAGTCTCTCTTATACTCATTGTCCGGCTTACAAGTAGGGATAAGTCCTTCTGAAGCAGCAGCCTGATGGAACACTGAGGTCAGCCATTTGGCAATTGAATGTAGTCTGACACAGAGGTGTACTCACATCCAGATCATTCTGAAATATGCTATCTTTACAGTTACTGGATTATTGAATGACCCAGTTCTTACTATCCTAAGAGTAGACTAACTTTAAAGGGTATAAGAGCCAAGTTTGGAGAACATTTCGAGAACAGCCTTGCACTGTGACTTTCATTTCACACTGCCAATATTTAGAGAAGAAACCTCCTGGCATTTCAAGAGCCAATGTGTGGTGCTAGCTGTATTAGAATGATGGAGTGTGCAGTAAAGTGTGGTGAGAATAACAATCAGTTGGTTCCACTCCAACATTCTGCCGCCAAATCTCGCATTTAATTTCAGTACCTGTCTGGTCGATAAAATCACAAGGCAGCCGAAAGGTTTACAAAGTCAAAGAAACAAATTCCAGACAGAATTAGCAAAACATTTCTCAGATGTTTCACTGCAGGATTATGCCCATAAATTTTCCTTGACGTCCTTCACAAGCACTCCTATCCTTCACATTCAGCAGGCCCTGCATTACAACGAGCTACtatataaacacacagaagTCACAATAATTAAAGCCGTTCATCCATTAAATCTGACACCAGTGCTGCTGATAAAAGGATACTCTTCTTagcttctttttctctctccaaatTTCTGACATCTTTGATAATTCTTTCTTTAAAGATAAGTTTCCATTCCCTACTTGGAGATTTTATATCTGCCTGAATACATAACAAGTCAAACACGTGTTTTTAGACACCTTTTTTATTATACTGTTGTCAGACCCTCTCTTCTAAATAATAACTTCTGTTCGTAAATCTATAGCAAATGAAGCTGATCTATTTTTATGGTGTGTAGGTGACAAGAAGGAGCAGCCAGAGCAGCCTATGGAGTTAATGGGACATGAAGAAGAGTTTCTGAAGTGTTTTCGTTGTGACCTGGGCTTTTGGGATGCCTGCTACACCACAGAAACCAACTGCAGCCTTGGGGAGCGCTGCTACACCGGGCGAGGGAATGCAGGTGTGTTGGATGAGGCTGTTTTGTATTGTACATGTTGTATAGCATTTAAGCTTTAGAAGATTTTTACTTTAATCGTCTTAGAGAGATTGTCTTGTCTCCCCAGCCACTCTGGACATCAAGACGTTGGGTTGTGTGAAGGCAGAGGAGTGTGGTGTGGAGAGCACGATGGAGCTCTTCTCTAATAAAACCATCTTTGTCATGACCAAAAACTGCTGCGACACACCTTTCTGCAACTCAGCAAACAAATTTCCGACCGTAACATTTTTGCATCTCACAGCGGCTGTCCTAGCTACGTGTCACCTCACGGAGGCCTCAACAGGTGTCCAGTAAAAACCAGCGTTCATTTCTGTagtctaaaaaaaagaaaagaaaagacggagACGGTGGGAAATGATGCCATGTGAAAATAAACTTCACCAACTTTACTGTTTTTATAACCGTTAAATTAGAAAACAGTTATGAATTTCTTTGACAGTTATGAAGGTCTCAATGTCTAATGTCTCTGAGTCATATTTCAGGCTGTGACTTTGAGGCTGTGTTTAAACTtaagaaaacacaataaaatcaaGCAGCTAAAACATAAGCATTTGAAATCTGTATGTCATTTCTGTATATAATAGTAGTCATGTATAGAGGAAAACACAGGTGCTACAACAATAAAATCCTGCTTTCTTAAAACTAAGCTAACAAATGATTAAACTTTTAGAAATTGTGTGACAGCAGAGGGTTTCAGCTGCGGTTCAGCAGCTCCCCAGCAGAGGGCAGGAGTTCCTCTTTCATGAAATGCAGAAGATCCAAATCTTTATCCTCCAAGTCCAGGCTCATGAACTTCTCCACCACCGACCTGCACCTGTCAGTCACAATCTCCGTTATGTACACTGAacccttgtgtttgttttattgtcatcCTGTTTAGCTGGAGTTTAACAAACCTATTTTTCTGCTCATCTGATGATGCTTTGTCAATGCGTTGGATGGATCTTCCTGTCCTGTACAGTTCAGACACCtaaccaaacacacaaaaaatctaTGTGAGCATGTGGGATTCTGTTTatctgtgggtgtgtgcatcAATGTGTGCAGTTACCTCCACTCCTCTCTGTACAAGGCTAGCTGGCAAGCCTGCGAGTGTAGCGATGTTGGCAGCATAGCTGGACTGACAGATCCCTTCTTTCAGTTGGTACAGAAACACCAACTCATCCCCATCCACTGCTGTCTCCAGAGTCTAgtttacacagacacacacatgcacacacacacacacacacacacacacacacacacacacacacacacacacacacacacacacacacacacacacacataaatcttgaaaaaaaccaaaaacttctAATGAcgtaaaataaatattggatGTTCATTTGGAAGTTGTTAGTATGTTTCTGCAGCAAATTAGTTTCTATCATGAAACCTCCCTGAACATCAATAAAATGCTTCGGGCTACATTTTATCATCGTGCAAATCTGGTTGTTTATCTCACAGTACCAGAAGAGACAGCAGGCCAGAGGAAGGTAACAGTTCCAGCTGTAGCAAACTGTGGAAATTAGTAGCCAAAAGGACGTGGGGCAAATCCCCCGCAGCTTTTCTCATCCAGTGTGAGATCGATGCGGCAAGAAGGGACAGTCCATCCACCTGCAGGGAATGTTACACCATTGGCATCATTTCTGAAAAGGATGAAACTAACTGataaaaaacaatgtgaaaaaaaCTGTGAATATCATTTCATCAGGAACTCCCAATGCAAGGAGAAGTGCAGAAACATTGTGGTTTCGGACCACCAAGTGAAAATAAGTATATTATTCATTCCCTTTTCTGATCTCTGTCTGCCCCAGAGGGACACATGACCCCTTCTTTGCTAAGTATTCCCTTGTTCACCAGCTAGTTGTTGAATATGAATGAGTTTTGTACAGTTGTTTTTCTGACAACTACAAGAGTGAAAAACAGAAAGGTTATGGAATGTCAACTAAACAAGCCATAAAGCTGTCCAAAGCCAAGGGTAGATGCAATCCCCAGTGATAATGTGCATTAAGTAACTTGTCAcattttcatattattatttGGAAAATATTGACTATAACTGCTTTCAATTCTAGTCTCAGGACAAGTTGATACAGcagtgatttaattttattgtttctggCCTCTCCCTCCCACTCCACTAATTCTCCCTTGGACGCATAAGATTGGTTTGgactctctccatccctctcctgAGTAACCTGGCAGACAGTGATGGAAGACCGAGAACATAACAACACTCAGTGCGCTGTGAAGTCTGTACACACAAGTATCCCACCAGGAATACACTccaatttctaaaaataaatctaaaccTATTAAAAAGCGTATTTATGGGACACTTCAACACATGAACATTGGTTCTGTTGGTTGCACATGTTGAACTGTTTCTTCCCTTTCCTTTAGATGGTGCACATCaacacttttgtgtctgcaGCTCACACAGCTGCAATTATTTTGTGTATGATAGATGGCACATGTTGACCTGAACTGAAAGGCCGTTTGTGCTCAAGTTCTTAATTAGATCATACTGGCCCAGATTGGTTTCAGGCGCTTCACATCAGTGACACTGTTTGTCCTTGTTATGTGTATACATATGCATTTAATTCACAAAGTACTGGAACAAGATCATCCTACTGTGTTAGTTCCTTTTCCAAATTCATCGATGAGAACTAATGAGTTGCCAGTACTGCTGTTGAGAGCCTGGGCCATCTGGggagtagaatagagtagaacAAAATGTTACAACACACATTActcttttattgtgtgtgtgtgtgtgtgtgtgtgtgtgtgtgtgtgtgtgtgtgtgtgtgtgtgtgtgtgtgtgtgtgtgtgtgtgtgtgtgtgtgtgtgtgtgtgtgtgtgtgtgtgtgtgtgagaacctTCTGTTATGGCTAAAGGCAGTACTAGCTTCACAGACATGTCTTGACAGGTGGAGAGTGGGTGTAAAACTGGAGACCATTAGTGGTGGGAGTCCGTATCTTTAATTTATACAGTCATCTGTgtggaaaaaatgtgtgtgtttgtaggtgtgactgtgtgtctTACACACCTGGTTGACGTCTATCATGAATGTACTGAGGCCAACAGACACGGACTCTCTGCTCTGCATGCGAGTGAAGATTCCATCCACCAAACCAATCTCTGCCTCCTTTGCTGGTAcatctgagccaatcagagccatgAACACAATCAAACCTACCTGTCAAAGTCAAATCAAAAAAgctgattaaaatcaaggcaaaGGACATGTTACGGATTCCCAGCAGCAGCTCTAAAAGACTATCAAACGAGGACATTGTTATTCAGAAACTACTGTCATCATTTGatgcagaaatgttttctgatgAACTTTCAGATTACAGCTTCAAGTAATTGTGTTAAAATGCATTTGCTGAAAAGTCAGTTTGTTCAATTAAGTGGACTTTCTTTGAACAGTTACTGCCTCTCACTGGTGTAGCTTCACTGGTTTTTTACATCTTAAAGCTCTTCTTCTGCCAAACTAAATTATCACTGGGTGTTTGTAAAAAATGGACAAGCTACATGAGGTCTAGCCAAAACTTCATATCAGTGTAAATCAACTAATTTTCAGATAAGCAGCAAACTGAAACATATTCATTATAGACTGGATCACATACAGAAAATGCATGCCAGTAGGATCCAAAAAACCTGAGTAATATCAAGCTTCTCAAGACCAGACGTACTTGTCACAAGTTCTGGAGACAATCATGCATTGGTACCTATTAGAGGAGGTTTTTCCTGACTTCCCCACCTGTTTTAGGTAGATACTCTTGCCAGATGAGTTGGGGCCAGTGATGATCTTGACTCTGCCCTGGGACTCTAAGCTCTGGAAGCAATTGGCAACAAACACAGGAGAGCACAGCTCTAACAGCGGATGCCTAGGtgattaaaaacagacatttatcagtgtgtattgtcatcaatccatccacacatccattttcttgtcgaTGAGATGATCTATGACTTGGTTCTGCCTATTCCAGCTGGTTACGTAtcaaaggcagggtacactctagATAAAACAggccacatgaaaaataaacactcacTCATGGTCACGGATAATTTggtgtgatcaattcaccttaGCTAAATTTTTTTGAACCCGGAGAGAAGAAACGTGAGGAGAACATACAGGTATCAAACCCAAAACCTTTTtgatgtgaggcaacagtgctagcCACTATGCCATCATGTCACCCTGTGTAcatcatgtacagtatgttacttttattattaatattaccagatgttaatgttaaattaaCTTGACTGATCACAGTGATTGATTGGAACACAAACTAGATTAATGTACATGGATAACTATTTCTATCTGGCCTACCTGCCCTGGGTGACTGTTATACACCTGTGGCTGGCTAGTTTGGGTGAGGTGTAGCCATACTCCTGAGACGCGCTGCTCATAGCCATCAGACAGTCTAGCTCAGCAATGAGATCCATAATCTAGACAGCGCAGACATTAAACACTTTCCTCAATACTGTTGAACAATGAAAAGTGTTGTCTTCACAATCAAGGTTAACAGGGTTGTTCATTTGAGTTAAGATGGATCCTGTGTATTAAgccacattttatttaaaaaaaaaagaagaatgtagGACATATTCAGAATGTAGATGGGCAGCAAGAAGTAGATTTTGTTAAGAGAtgagtgtgtatatatatacacagtatagtatatactatatatataaatatatatacagtatagtatacactgtatatacacacacacacacacacacacacacacacacacacacacacacacacacacacatatataggggtggggtttttttggtatGCAGTAGGAGATCAAAGGAAGGAATTGAGCCAATTAGAGATTTCTGTGCATGTGAAATGTGATTTTACCACTACACTACATCATCTGCACTCCCATATAAAATGCATTCTTTACTCTATAAGCGCTACCATTTCACTAACAACTAGCAGCACACCCATCCCCGTTGAGGCTCACTATATTTGAAATGAACTTCAGAGTCAACACAATCTGAATAAAGgcacagccaatcacaacagTCTTGCACACAATAATAGAGTTACCTTCATGTCGATAATCATTTTATCCATACTGTAGTCCTTGTTTTAAACACCTGAACCTGGAATTGGATGCACCGTAAGGAACACAAACCTTGCAGAGGGAGGCACTCTTCTTAAGGATTGTGTTCTGCAGTTGTGTCATGACTCCAGTCTCCATGTCTGAAAAACAGCAAGTAAACCATAAAAACAACCCTCAGTAGTTGTGGTCATTTCTAGATATCATATTAGTCAGTTGTAAAGCTTTCTGTTAGTAAAATACCTCTAATGTCACAGTGCAAATCTCCAAGGATATTGTCTAGCTTTTTGGTTCTCTTGCTGCGGTAATGCAGACGGTCCTCTGACAGGAACTAGATAACATGGACCCAAGGCCACAGAATTAGTCAGCAATcatcaaacaaatgaacaaaattaatttcatgacTTAATCAGATGCAAACCATGAATTCAAGTCCTTCCATCTCAAAATCTTCTTTTGCCACCATGCTGGGCAGACGAGGCACAGAGAGCAGGAATCCAATCTGCGAGAAAATTAAACAATATTATGTGAGCACTGATACATAATGTATAACTGATAATATAAATCCCAAGAATCCAGCACATACAGAACTAAAGTCAAGTGAGtcaaaaaaaagttggaaagCTGTGTAGAAGATAAACAGGCAGATGTGTAGTCTTAACGCTCAGACCAGAGGGATGTAGATGACACAGCAGGAGGGAATTCGAGGATCCAGATGTTCCAACTCTTGTCTGGCTACATCTGTAAGGAAGTCTGACAaccccatcatcctcctcttctctgtcaGAGGACAGGAGCTTTGCTCAGTCTTTCATTAACCACAGGCTCACatacagacataaatgtttcattaaCTGCTTTGTTACTGAATCCTGTATAAAGGAATTTACTCTCATCAATTTCTGGATCCACATTTGGCTTGATGGTGAAACGGTTCTCGGCTATGCTGGCTTCAAAATCCACCTACATGTTTCAAATAAGAGATGGAATTAAACTCAAAACCCAACAGATTTCCCTTCATGTTGTGTATTAATGTATCAATGTGTTTGTATTACAACTCGGTTGATGAGGGAGGCAATATAGTGAAGGTCATCGGAGAACCCCTCACTGATGTCAAGAAAAAGCTGAATGGACTGAGGCAGTTGTCGCACTGTGTCCCTAATACACACTGCACTGTACAACGTCTGAAAAACATACACCAACATAACGTTTTGAACAGATGTACTAAACCTTTCATGGACATACGACACTATTGCTAAGTGGAGTCTACATACTGTACCTTGTAGAGACTCTGCCATTTGGTCActttggtgtgagagagagacatcCTACGCAGAAGATTCtaatacacagacacatatacaGAGACTGGGTTTGTTCAGATGGTGTAACATCATCAATATGGTCACGGTTACGGACAAAAAGAATTTCATTGGTCCGAGTTGTTACTGGTATGTTACTGATGCTACGCAGTGAGGTCTGCAAGGTGCTCAGCACAATGGAGTTCTCCGGTAACGTGAAGAAACgtatcacttcctgtcttctgcgTAACATGGCCATGTCCTGTGTCGGGCGCAGAAACCACTGGCTGAAAGGGGAGAAGACATCATATAGTCTACATATCAAGCAAATACTATAAACTAGTACTCCCATTCTGCTTGCATAGACAAAATaactaaaatgacaaaattcacaaattcaaattcaaaatttatATACTCAGAATATCTACAGCCTGGAATTAAAATCGGCATCAAATAATTTGTTGCAGTACCAAAAATCAATGATGCATTGCAATGCAAGGAGGATCAAGAAGAGCAATAAGattcaactggacttgcttaaggtttggttaaagatgtttttcctctcatccaacaggcttcttcagttctcagAATTGAATTCCAGTTGATTCCTTTTGCTCTTCTATTTACTCTTTTATCTTGACCTGGAAGACTGAAAATCTGCACAAGGTGCAGCATATGAAACCAAAAAAtgtgttataaataaaaatattttataaataacatAGAGAACACATGGTGAAAACTCCCtctacttgtttttttgttgctttggtAGTATTATGTTCTACTGATGATCCTAAAAGCACCTTTTATGAGGAAGCCACTTGTTTCATGAGATCACTTATTGCAATGCAATCTTTATATTTAGTATATTTTCTTGTCTATGATGATATTCTTTAATCTGCCAATGTTTATCTAATATAGATAAAACTTGACCTAGCTTTAAGTGGGTTTTAAAGAAATGGTAGTACTCCAGCATGTCAGAAGAATGCCACATACATTTTTCATATCAACAGCTGTTTCACAGTGTTGTTATAAAGACATCActtcatttaaaactaaataataatattatattttgaaataaaatataaaagcctaatattttgttttgacgAATGACTGAAGCGAGAAGAACTCCTCACCGTAGAAGTTTAGATCCAAACTTGCACTTGCAGCGGTTCAGTATCCCTGTAACACACAGGGAAACGAGGTGCATGTGAACACAATTAGATAAGACAAAGAGATGATGCCCATAATTACTACCATCAGATCTGCATACCATAAAGACTAAGTCCTTCTTTTTCACCAGAATGGAGCTTATACACAGAGGGGTGCTGCTCTGATTTGAAGATCTGCAGTACACTGGATAAAATACAAATCCATCATGATCTCACAACCTCATTCCTTTTATAACTAAATCTAATTTGAATTACATGTATTACATAATCTagtaacacattttatttacttgttttatAATATGGAAGTGTCAAAATGAgcccaaacaaaacaataaaaaaagaacaaaaagaaactgAATGACAATTAATTTGAAAGCTGTGAGATTAGTGTGTGATAGAATACATTTACCTGTAGGCATCCTTGTCAATGCAAACAATCCCTTTCCTACATTGGGCAGAAACAAGTCACATGTCAGTTAACAGCCTTTCAGAATCACAGATGACAGATTTTATGATAACTAGGGTATAAAGGAGTAGAGATAGTGAGAAAACAGACAATTTACTCATTATGGAAAATCTAtccagtgtgagtgtgttcatgtgtgtttaaccaaaatgaatgtgtgtcttaCAGTGTGTAGGTG contains:
- the LOC137602017 gene encoding protein Bouncer-like; translated protein: MKGLIFCVFAIMMLTPSKGDKKEQPEQPMELMGHEEEFLKCFRCDLGFWDACYTTETNCSLGERCYTGRGNAATLDIKTLGCVKAEECGVESTMELFSNKTIFVMTKNCCDTPFCNSANKFPTVTFLHLTAAVLATCHLTEASTGVQ
- the msh5 gene encoding mutS protein homolog 5 isoform X1; this translates as MAALDSLRDGRRVVFGSSCISGDEEEEEDSLVVILSVLAQNGQLGLSFYDCKDSSLHCMADTPDNYELPLLARVIQEVNPHVIITSAKQEHCMTRFLQQLGSNSENRPEVVTYPYVDFGLEVSKQRLLSANLPFLPAFISEKDKMSYLSSCVSFDSPLMLRTVGALLKCLDRRRVGVELEDSSVKVPILQFHTYTLKGIVCIDKDAYSVLQIFKSEQHPSVYKLHSGEKEGLSLYGILNRCKCKFGSKLLRQWFLRPTQDMAMLRRRQEVIRFFTLPENSIVLSTLQTSLRSISNIPNLLRRMSLSHTKVTKWQSLYKTLYSAVCIRDTVRQLPQSIQLFLDISEGFSDDLHYIASLINRVVDFEASIAENRFTIKPNVDPEIDEKKRRMMGLSDFLTDVARQELEHLDPRIPSCCVIYIPLIGFLLSVPRLPSMVAKEDFEMEGLEFMFLSEDRLHYRSKRTKKLDNILGDLHCDIRDMETGVMTQLQNTILKKSASLCKIMDLIAELDCLMAMSSASQEYGYTSPKLASHRCITVTQGRHPLLELCSPVFVANCFQSLESQGRVKIITGPNSSGKSIYLKQVGLIVFMALIGSDVPAKEAEIGLVDGIFTRMQSRESVSVGLSTFMIDVNQMAQALNSSTGNSLVLIDEFGKGTNTVDGLSLLAASISHWMRKAAGDLPHVLLATNFHSLLQLELLPSSGLLSLLTLETAVDGDELVFLYQLKEGICQSSYAANIATLAGLPASLVQRGVEVSELYRTGRSIQRIDKASSDEQKNRCRSVVEKFMSLDLEDKDLDLLHFMKEELLPSAGELLNRS
- the msh5 gene encoding mutS protein homolog 5 isoform X2; protein product: MAALDSLRDGRRVVFGSSCISGDEEEEEDSLVVILSVLAQNGQLGLSFYDCKDSSLHCMADTPDNYELPLLARVIQEVNPHVIITSAKQEHCMTRFLQQLGSNSENRPEVVTYPYVDFGLEVSKQRLLSANLPFLPAFISEKDKMSYLSSCVSFDSPLMLRTVGALLKCLDRRRVGVELEDSSVKVPILQFHTYTLKGIVCIDKDAYSVLQIFKSEQHPSVYKLHSGEKEGLSLYGILNRCKCKFGSKLLRQWFLRPTQDMAMLRRRQEVIRFFTLPENSIVLSTLQTSLRSISNIPNLLRRMSLSHTKVTKWQSLYKTLYSAVCIRDTVRQLPQSIQLFLDISEGFSDDLHYIASLINRVVDFEASIAENRFTIKPNVDPEIDEKKRRMMGLSDFLTDVARQELEHLDPRIPSCCVIYIPLIGFLLSVPRLPSMVAKEDFEMEGLEFMFLSEDRLHYRSKRTKKLDNILGDLHCDIRDMETGVMTQLQNTILKKSASLCKASAVRAVLSCVCCQLLPELRVPGQSQDHHWPQLIWQEYLPKTDVPAKEAEIGLVDGIFTRMQSRESVSVGLSTFMIDVNQMAQALNSSTGNSLVLIDEFGKGTNTVDGLSLLAASISHWMRKAAGDLPHVLLATNFHSLLQLELLPSSGLLSLLTLETAVDGDELVFLYQLKEGICQSSYAANIATLAGLPASLVQRGVEVSELYRTGRSIQRIDKASSDEQKNRCRSVVEKFMSLDLEDKDLDLLHFMKEELLPSAGELLNRS